The proteins below are encoded in one region of Prosthecobacter dejongeii:
- the thiS gene encoding sulfur carrier protein ThiS: MTITLNGQKREFPQTLAMSDLLESLGLAGKPVVVEHNQVALLPKEIPVAQVNEGDVIEIVQITAGG, translated from the coding sequence ATGACCATCACCCTCAACGGACAAAAGCGCGAATTTCCTCAGACACTGGCTATGTCTGACTTGCTAGAATCCCTCGGACTTGCAGGCAAACCAGTCGTGGTGGAGCACAATCAAGTGGCGCTGCTTCCCAAAGAAATTCCGGTGGCTCAAGTGAATGAAGGTGACGTCATCGAGATCGTCCAGATCACCGCTGGCGGTTAG
- a CDS encoding radical SAM protein produces the protein MLTSFTPVLDALPTRKSPLMEKFWALLETKSPSQLEAMARESRAITRRNFGRTMRMFAPLYVSNECVNNCSYCGFSRDNTSIMRVTLTVDQVIKEARHLTQQGFRNILLVAGEHPRFVSEGYLEECIHAIRDFVPTIGIEVGPMEAPEYERMVKAGCEGLVVYHETYDRPLYSEMHTAGPKKDFEWRLACPERGYEGGFRRIGIGALFGLSDWRLEALRLAAHLEHLYKHCWKSSFTVAFPRLRPAAGGFQPKTGFPDWALVQTLCAFRLTFPEVGVVLSTREPAALRDALAPLGVTTMSAGSHTEPGGYTGAGQDDLHHTVRGKRVDLDGKTENAKAEGQFGIADTRSPAEVAEMLKNQGLDAVWKDWDPSILTEGALAA, from the coding sequence ATGTTGACTTCCTTCACCCCCGTTCTCGATGCCCTCCCCACGCGCAAGTCGCCTTTGATGGAGAAATTCTGGGCGTTGCTGGAGACTAAATCCCCGTCTCAACTGGAGGCTATGGCCCGTGAGTCCCGCGCCATCACTCGGCGGAATTTTGGCCGCACGATGCGCATGTTTGCCCCCCTTTATGTCTCCAATGAATGCGTGAATAACTGCTCCTACTGCGGCTTTTCTCGGGACAACACCAGCATCATGCGGGTGACCTTGACGGTGGATCAAGTCATCAAAGAAGCGCGTCACCTCACCCAGCAGGGCTTTCGAAACATCTTGTTAGTGGCGGGTGAGCACCCGCGCTTTGTCAGCGAAGGTTATTTGGAAGAGTGCATCCACGCCATCCGTGACTTTGTCCCCACCATCGGCATTGAGGTAGGGCCGATGGAAGCCCCCGAATATGAACGCATGGTGAAAGCAGGCTGTGAAGGTCTGGTGGTTTATCATGAGACTTATGATCGCCCTCTTTATTCAGAGATGCACACCGCTGGCCCGAAGAAGGACTTTGAGTGGCGGCTGGCCTGCCCAGAACGTGGCTATGAAGGCGGCTTCCGCCGCATCGGCATCGGGGCACTATTTGGCCTCAGCGACTGGCGCCTAGAGGCCCTGCGACTGGCCGCGCATCTGGAGCATCTTTACAAACATTGCTGGAAATCCAGCTTCACCGTCGCCTTCCCGCGCCTCCGCCCCGCTGCTGGGGGCTTCCAGCCGAAGACCGGCTTTCCAGACTGGGCTCTGGTGCAGACCCTTTGCGCCTTCCGCCTCACGTTTCCTGAAGTGGGTGTGGTGCTGAGCACCCGCGAGCCCGCAGCTCTACGCGATGCCCTGGCTCCACTGGGTGTCACCACCATGAGCGCTGGCAGCCACACGGAACCGGGCGGCTACACAGGCGCAGGCCAGGATGACTTGCACCACACAGTCCGTGGAAAACGCGTGGACTTGGATGGCAAAACGGAAAATGCCAAGGCTGAAGGCCAGTTCGGCATCGCTGATACACGATCTCCTGCGGAAGTGGCTGAGATGTTGAAAAATCAGGGCCTGGACGCCGTCTGGAAAGATTGGGATCCATCCATTCTCACGGAAGGCGCACTGGCCGCCTAA
- the proB gene encoding glutamate 5-kinase — protein MSTTAPQRIVLKFGTGILTKLHAPEPDPVQLRKLVEAVALLKRAGHRVVVVSSGAVASGLKPMNLSERPTDMTTLQALAAVGQTHLMHAYENLLRDHDLHVAQLLVTHEDLENYDRARRVKTTLERLLEFPQVVPVINENDSVAIEELRFGDNDKLSSRVARLWGADLLLLLTSAPGLLRDMHKPEEGPIPIVEDVDVVIHHAQEEKTKLGTGGMISKLRAVQDAVNGGVQCIIASGRHAEQLPAVVEGGGVCTRFLVKTKA, from the coding sequence ATGTCCACGACGGCTCCTCAGCGCATTGTCCTCAAATTCGGCACCGGCATTCTGACAAAACTGCATGCTCCGGAGCCCGATCCTGTGCAGTTGCGCAAGCTGGTGGAGGCCGTGGCCCTCCTGAAACGGGCTGGGCATCGTGTGGTGGTGGTGAGCAGTGGTGCCGTTGCCTCGGGGCTGAAGCCGATGAATCTTAGCGAGCGGCCCACGGACATGACCACTCTTCAGGCCCTGGCCGCCGTGGGGCAGACCCATCTCATGCACGCTTATGAAAACCTCCTGCGTGATCATGACCTGCATGTGGCCCAGTTGCTGGTCACGCACGAAGATCTAGAAAATTATGACCGCGCCCGCCGGGTTAAGACCACGCTGGAGCGCCTGCTGGAGTTTCCCCAGGTGGTGCCTGTGATCAATGAAAACGATAGCGTGGCCATTGAGGAACTGCGCTTTGGCGACAATGACAAACTTTCCTCCCGCGTGGCACGCCTGTGGGGGGCGGATCTTTTGCTGCTGCTCACCAGTGCGCCTGGACTGCTGCGGGACATGCATAAACCGGAAGAGGGGCCCATCCCCATCGTCGAAGATGTGGATGTGGTGATCCATCATGCTCAAGAAGAGAAAACCAAACTGGGCACGGGGGGCATGATCTCCAAACTGCGTGCTGTGCAGGATGCGGTGAATGGCGGGGTGCAGTGCATCATCGCCAGCGGTCGTCACGCAGAGCAACTACCCGCCGTTGTGGAAGGAGGCGGGGTTTGCACTCGCTTTTTAGTGAAGACAAAGGCCTGA
- a CDS encoding rhodanese-like domain-containing protein — translation MTTPSLPPLSPETTLSQVLQSYPGAQRALFARYHIGGCSSCAFSPSETLAQLCARNDNLDVQEVIAHIQDSHQGDATLQISPSAFAELRANTPDLKVLDVRTREEHEAVTIPGSLLMTQELVQEAFSHWDKTAPVVLYDHTGSRSLDAVAYFVGHGFTQATCLTGGIDAYSQEVDKTLPRYKIEIEA, via the coding sequence ATGACTACGCCCAGCCTGCCGCCCCTTTCACCTGAAACGACCCTTTCTCAGGTGCTGCAAAGTTACCCAGGGGCTCAGCGGGCACTTTTTGCACGGTATCACATCGGCGGCTGCAGCAGTTGCGCCTTCAGCCCTTCAGAAACCTTGGCCCAGCTCTGTGCCCGCAATGACAACCTGGATGTGCAGGAGGTCATCGCCCATATCCAGGACAGCCACCAGGGAGATGCCACTTTGCAAATCTCCCCCTCAGCCTTTGCAGAACTCCGCGCTAACACACCCGATTTGAAGGTCCTCGACGTACGCACCCGCGAGGAGCATGAGGCCGTCACCATCCCAGGTTCTTTGCTGATGACCCAGGAGTTAGTCCAGGAGGCCTTTTCCCACTGGGATAAAACCGCCCCCGTCGTGCTCTATGATCACACAGGATCCCGCTCGCTGGATGCGGTGGCTTACTTCGTGGGCCATGGTTTCACCCAAGCTACCTGCCTGACGGGTGGCATTGATGCCTACAGCCAAGAGGTGGATAAAACCCTGCCCCGCTACAAAATCGAGATCGAGGCATGA
- the pssA gene encoding CDP-diacylglycerol--serine O-phosphatidyltransferase, producing the protein MLEREPRIYVLPTMMTAGNILAGFVAILQIFKGREGEITQHYYWAIIAILAACLFDVLDGRVARLGGQESPFGRELDSIADIVSFGVAPALLVHDIVLSNIEKPAGLGWLIACAYLVCGAMRLARFNCIAASDDKTNSKHFRGCPIPAAAGVIASLTLLMLWLDEGNKEIGPWKYGLAVLMVLLSYLMMSDLEYPSFKSINWRTRRSPAWVLISIIVVAFAVRNWQWMPSVLFVSYLLYGLVRPWVSRRWRQEIEIEYEAADTPDDPITTQTDIPSDSDKKAEKAQDPAADI; encoded by the coding sequence ATGCTTGAACGCGAACCTCGCATCTATGTGCTGCCCACGATGATGACAGCCGGGAATATCCTGGCTGGATTCGTGGCGATCTTGCAGATTTTTAAAGGTCGGGAAGGGGAAATTACCCAGCATTATTACTGGGCGATCATCGCGATTCTAGCCGCTTGTTTGTTCGATGTGCTCGATGGCCGTGTAGCACGCCTGGGCGGGCAGGAATCACCGTTTGGCCGTGAGTTGGACTCCATTGCAGACATCGTTTCTTTTGGTGTCGCGCCCGCTTTGCTGGTGCATGACATCGTGCTTTCTAATATCGAAAAACCCGCAGGCCTCGGTTGGTTGATCGCTTGCGCTTACCTCGTCTGCGGAGCCATGCGGTTGGCACGTTTCAATTGCATCGCTGCCAGTGATGACAAGACCAACAGCAAGCACTTTCGCGGCTGCCCTATCCCTGCCGCAGCGGGGGTGATCGCCTCACTCACGTTGCTGATGTTGTGGCTTGATGAAGGCAATAAGGAAATCGGCCCCTGGAAATATGGTTTGGCCGTTCTCATGGTTCTGCTTTCCTACCTGATGATGAGTGATCTGGAGTATCCTAGCTTCAAATCCATCAACTGGCGCACGCGCCGTTCTCCAGCTTGGGTGCTCATTTCCATCATCGTGGTGGCCTTTGCCGTGCGGAACTGGCAGTGGATGCCTTCCGTATTGTTTGTCAGCTATTTGCTTTACGGCCTTGTGCGTCCCTGGGTATCCCGCCGTTGGCGGCAGGAGATTGAGATTGAGTATGAAGCGGCAGATACGCCGGATGATCCCATCACCACTCAGACGGACATTCCTTCAGACTCGGATAAGAAGGCAGAAAAGGCTCAGGACCCTGCTGCTGACATCTAG
- a CDS encoding glycosyltransferase family protein — MADFYQHARLPTLHHLATPDATARNAELVELTQDRPVALLLPALHAETQRPALPAILEQVSQVPYISQVLLSMNGMAEDQVESALKLCRESAGDKKVQVLWNDGPVLQAAHHRLAEGGWDGMCVGKGANIWMGLAYLKASGHEGIVISHDTDILNYSPSMLSKLCFPVAHPRLGYRFAKGYYSRVADRLYGRVTRLLIFPLIQSFQDVLGVKPLLEHLMSFRYPLSGEFAGDLGTLAGFSLPPAWGLEIAMLCESHRHLTPAEQCQVDLGFHFEHRHRQLINPGLEQGLVAAAADVVRCLTWQILRDAEERAAESLLRLVLERYAKHRAHEWMQRYEHVALLNGLIFDHEEESLAIQAFTEALEELVISVGSKGLHVPGMRPSPAQALAQLPGFGDHVVRSVL, encoded by the coding sequence ATGGCGGATTTTTACCAGCACGCACGACTTCCCACCCTGCATCACCTCGCCACGCCAGACGCCACCGCGCGGAACGCGGAATTGGTGGAGTTGACTCAAGACCGCCCAGTTGCCCTGCTGCTGCCTGCCTTACACGCAGAGACGCAGCGCCCAGCCTTGCCTGCGATTTTGGAGCAGGTGTCTCAGGTGCCCTACATCAGCCAAGTGCTCCTCAGCATGAACGGCATGGCGGAAGATCAGGTGGAGTCAGCTCTGAAGCTGTGCCGTGAATCCGCTGGGGATAAAAAAGTACAGGTGCTGTGGAATGATGGCCCGGTGCTACAGGCGGCGCATCATCGGCTGGCCGAAGGCGGGTGGGATGGCATGTGTGTGGGTAAAGGGGCCAATATCTGGATGGGGCTCGCTTACCTCAAGGCCTCTGGCCATGAAGGCATCGTCATCAGCCACGATACAGACATCTTAAACTATAGTCCTTCGATGCTTTCGAAGCTGTGTTTTCCGGTCGCCCATCCACGCCTGGGGTATCGCTTTGCCAAAGGTTATTACAGCCGGGTGGCGGATCGCCTTTACGGCCGGGTTACCCGTTTGCTGATTTTTCCCCTCATTCAGTCCTTTCAAGATGTGCTCGGAGTCAAGCCACTGCTGGAGCATTTGATGAGTTTTCGTTATCCTCTTTCAGGTGAGTTTGCTGGCGATCTGGGAACTTTGGCTGGGTTCAGTCTGCCTCCAGCCTGGGGGTTAGAAATCGCGATGCTGTGTGAATCCCATCGGCATTTGACCCCGGCTGAGCAGTGCCAGGTAGATCTGGGATTTCACTTTGAACATCGTCACCGCCAGCTCATCAATCCAGGTCTGGAGCAGGGGCTGGTGGCCGCGGCTGCGGATGTCGTCCGTTGTCTGACCTGGCAGATTCTGCGGGATGCAGAAGAGCGGGCGGCAGAATCTCTATTGCGACTGGTGCTGGAGCGCTATGCGAAGCATCGGGCTCATGAGTGGATGCAACGTTATGAACACGTGGCTCTGCTCAATGGTCTCATCTTTGATCATGAGGAGGAAAGCCTTGCCATTCAGGCCTTTACGGAGGCCTTGGAAGAATTGGTGATCAGTGTGGGCAGTAAAGGCTTGCATGTACCTGGCATGCGCCCTTCACCCGCGCAGGCTTTGGCGCAGTTGCCGGGATTTGGAGATCACGTGGTTCGCTCCGTCCTTTAA
- a CDS encoding sulfatase family protein, producing the protein MFQRLSWLFWAVITCSAATAAPKPPNILFIFTDDHSYKTLSCYPEALPGVKTPAMDALAKSGVRFSHAYMGAWCMPSRATMLTGRHPHGIESMRMSGKYPRSEYDPQKTPFFPAVFRNNGYHTAQIGKWHTGVDSGYGRDWDYQIVWNRPKYPENAGAYYEDQMLEINGVKAVTLNADYSTDNYTRWATEYIRGQHRDATKPWYLWLCYGGVHGPTTPAKRHKGLHKNDAVPFPADILPPRPGKPAYLNETQAWKKDDEGRIVPQKSGETFGDNAKKARPYADHIHQLNDCVQSLDEGVAEVMKALKESGQLENTLVVLTADQGFATGEHGLRTKLAPYDAAYRSPLIISMPGTLPQDKVCTKPVNGTDLVATFSEFAGIPLPWEIHGRDLTPLLKDPTGAAWPYPCFYEATGDHFGTDVTQVVKDTPAKAAHHHVPWYAALNDGRYKYIRYLTPGETEELYDLQSDPEELTNLADLPEHQPTLVKLRATAVAELRRTQAGYAEHLPPTRQMGKQP; encoded by the coding sequence ATGTTTCAGCGACTTTCTTGGCTCTTTTGGGCGGTGATCACTTGCAGCGCGGCGACTGCTGCGCCTAAGCCGCCTAACATACTATTCATCTTCACAGATGATCATTCCTACAAGACATTGTCTTGTTACCCCGAAGCGCTGCCGGGTGTTAAGACACCAGCCATGGATGCCCTAGCCAAAAGTGGCGTGCGCTTCAGTCATGCTTACATGGGCGCGTGGTGTATGCCCTCACGGGCCACCATGCTCACAGGCAGGCATCCCCACGGCATCGAGTCCATGCGCATGAGTGGAAAGTATCCGCGCAGTGAATATGACCCACAAAAGACACCCTTCTTCCCCGCCGTGTTTCGGAACAATGGCTATCACACCGCTCAAATCGGCAAGTGGCACACGGGGGTGGATTCAGGTTATGGACGGGATTGGGATTACCAGATCGTCTGGAACCGCCCCAAATACCCCGAGAATGCAGGAGCTTATTACGAAGACCAGATGTTAGAGATCAACGGGGTCAAAGCGGTCACACTGAACGCTGACTATTCCACCGACAACTACACCCGCTGGGCCACTGAATACATCCGTGGTCAGCATCGCGATGCTACGAAGCCCTGGTATCTCTGGTTATGCTACGGCGGCGTCCACGGTCCTACCACCCCCGCGAAACGCCACAAAGGCCTGCATAAAAACGACGCCGTTCCCTTCCCCGCAGACATCCTGCCACCACGCCCTGGAAAACCAGCTTATCTAAACGAAACCCAGGCTTGGAAAAAGGATGACGAAGGACGAATCGTCCCCCAAAAGAGTGGTGAAACATTCGGCGACAATGCCAAGAAGGCGCGTCCCTACGCTGATCACATCCACCAGCTCAATGACTGTGTGCAATCGCTGGATGAAGGTGTGGCCGAAGTCATGAAAGCCCTCAAAGAAAGTGGGCAGCTAGAAAACACCTTGGTTGTGCTCACGGCTGATCAAGGTTTTGCCACGGGCGAGCATGGTTTGCGCACCAAACTTGCTCCTTACGATGCCGCTTATCGCAGCCCTCTCATCATCTCCATGCCAGGCACCTTGCCTCAGGACAAAGTGTGCACCAAACCCGTGAATGGGACAGATCTCGTCGCCACCTTCAGCGAGTTTGCAGGCATTCCCCTGCCCTGGGAAATTCATGGTCGTGACCTCACTCCTCTGCTCAAAGACCCCACCGGAGCGGCCTGGCCTTACCCATGTTTTTACGAGGCCACGGGCGACCACTTCGGCACTGACGTGACCCAGGTGGTCAAAGACACTCCCGCCAAAGCCGCCCACCATCATGTGCCCTGGTATGCGGCGCTGAATGATGGCCGCTACAAATACATCCGTTATCTGACTCCCGGAGAAACAGAAGAGTTGTATGATTTACAATCGGACCCGGAAGAACTGACCAATTTAGCCGATCTCCCAGAGCACCAACCCACCTTGGTTAAACTACGCGCCACAGCCGTGGCAGAACTACGCCGCACCCAGGCTGGTTATGCAGAGCATTTACCGCCCACACGACAAATGGGGAAACAACCCTGA